Sequence from the Pan paniscus chromosome 4, NHGRI_mPanPan1-v2.0_pri, whole genome shotgun sequence genome:
agcaagactctgtctcaaaaaaaaaccaaaaaaacaaagacaaaataattagccgggtgcagtggctcatgcctgtaatcctagctgcttgggatgctgaggtggtagaatcgcttgaacccgggaggtggttgtgccactgtactccagcctgggtgacagagcgagaccctgtctcaaaaaaaaaaaaaaagaaaagaaaaaggctaggcctggtggctcggtggctcacacctgtaatcccagcactttgggaggctgaggcaggcagatcacttggggccaggagtttgagaccagcctgaccaatatggccaaaccccatctctactaaaaaaatacaaaaattagctgggtgtggtggtgggtgcctgtaatcccagctactcaggaagctgaggcaggagaattgcttgaacctgggaggtggaggttgcagtgagcggagatcgtgccactgcactcagcctgggcaataaagggagactccatctcaaaaaaaaaaaaaaaggaaagaaagccaggcgcggtggctcatgcctgcaatcccagcactttgggatgccgaggcgggaggatcacccgaggtcaggagttcgagaccagcctggccaacatggcgaaacctcatctctactaaaaaatacaaaaattagtcaggtgtggtggcaggcacctataatcccagctacttgggagggtgaggcaggagaattgcttgaacccgggaggtggaggctgcagtgagctgagattgcgccactgcactccaacctggacgatagagcaagactcagtttcaaaaagaaaaaaaaaaaaggatgcaatttgatctttttttttccccgagacagagttttgctcttgttgcccaggctggagtgcaatggcactatcttggctcaccacaacctctgcctcctgagttcaagcgattctcctgcctcagcctcccgaaaagctgggattacaggcatgcgccaccacaccaggctaattttgtatttttagtagagatggggtttctccatgttggtcaggctggtctcgaactcccgacctcaggtgatctacccgcctcagcctcccaaagtgctgagattacaggtgtgagccaccgagcccggccaatTTGatcgtttttatttttatttagttatttttttgagacagggtctcactctttcgcccaggctggagtgcgatggcttgatctcggctcactgcaacctctgcctcccaggtcgatttgatatttttaaatatcttatatCTTGATatctactttactttttgaaTGCAATACAGTTacaattattgttttaatatcCTTGTCTGCTAATTCTGACATAGGTGCAAGTTCTGGGTCAGTGTGGCTTGATTGATTATTCTCATTATGTGTCCTATTTTCCTGCTTCCTTATATGtctgataattttttattggatgCCAGACATGAATTTTACTTTGTTGAATGCTGGATATTTTAGATTCCctatacatattctttttttttttttttttctgagacggatttctctcttgttgcccaggctggagtgcagtggcacgatctcggctcattgcaacctccacctcctgggttcaagtgattctcctgcctcagcctaccgagtagctaaaattacaggtgcctgccaccatgcatggctaatttttatattttaatagagacagggtttcaccatgttggtcaggctggtctcaaacttctgacctcaggtgatccacccacctcggccttccaaattgctaggattacaggcgtgagccactgcacctggccccgtATATATATTCTTGAACTTTGTTCTGGGGTACAATGAAGTTACTTGAGAACAACTTGATTCTTTCAGGTTTTGCTTTTAAGCAAGCAAGCTGTTATTTTCTTTAGGGTTAATAGTGTCCCACTACTGAGGCAGGTTCTTTTGTATACTCTACTCAATACCCTGTGAATTATGAAGTTTTTCAGTCTAGCTGGTAAGAAGAGGTACCATTCCCTGCTCTGTGTGAATGTTGGGTACTGTTCCTTCTCATCCTTTCTGGTAGTTCTTTCTCTGGCACTGGGTAGTTTACTCACATGCATGTGATGACCAGTACCCTGCTGTATACTTGGGGGGGCCTCTGCAGATCTCTGGAGTCCCCTCTCTAGGTAGCTTCTCTCATCTGCAGTATTCTGTCTTGCAAACTATGGCTTCTTGGTCTCCTTGGACTCTTAGCTCCATCTCTTCAACTGGGAGAGTCTGCTGGGCTCTGCCTGGATTTCCCCTCCCTGAGCCACAGTGGGAACGCCATCAAGGCAGTAAGTTGGAGCAGTTGTAGGGTTCTCTTCATTTGTCGCCTGTTTCTTGGATGTCACTATCCTCTGTTGCCTGATAACTGATTTCCTGAAactgttgttttatatatattatctgtTTATTTGGTTGTTTCAGTAGGTAAGGTAAATCTGGTTCTtgttactccatcttggccagaagCAGAATTCCCAGATAATGTTTTTGAATCTCTGAATGAATCCACAGAGCTCTATGCCCTAGTGTGTGGTAGATCAGTAGGGTAACTGTAGTTCATAATAgcctattgtatattttaaaatagctagaagagaagaatttgaATGATTCTAGCctgaagaaaagacaaatatttaaggtgatggatatcccaaataCATTGATCTGATCTTTACAAATTGCATGAATATATTGATTATCACATGTGCTTTGTGATTATCACATGTACATCTGTTATGcatcagcaacaacaaaaagctctACAGGGATATTCTTTGAAATCTTATACAAATGTGCGTACCTGAGGAAGCCCCCAGACTTTCCCAACTTTGAAGTCAGTTGGTCACTGACACTCCAGTGACATGCTGTTGGCACGCAGAGCTCATCACCCAGCTGGTGGTTTCCTAACCACATGGTGAGCTTTCGTGAGGGCTGCTGGCCTCACTGGTTTCTGCTGGttggtgcctggcacaaagtctGGCAGCTGGTGTTGAGTTGATGAGTTGGAGGGCAGGAGGCATTGCTACGGAGGTGAGTGGAGTTGGGTAAATAGATGTACGAGACTACCTGGGACTCTTCCCTTATCTGAGCATTATGCTCAAGACCCACCTTCTAGCTCCAAAGTAGGGGAaagttctcttcttcctcctgctgctgcctctgcaCTGCCGAGCCCATCTCCCAGCACTCCCAAGGGCAGCAGCCCAAGGGTGGCAGGCAGGAGAGCAGAGTCCAGCTGTCAGAGGCCACCTCAGGAAGGAGCTGCTGTGTGGCTTGAACAGTGTTCTTCAGGCAGCGTGGCTCAGCATCCCCGAGGTATCATGGCAGGGAGCCTACGGCTCGTTCTGGAGTAGCAGCCAGAAAACTTTGCTCCCAGACTTGGCTTTGCTGCTTACTATCTGTGTACCATCGGACACTGTGCtgagcctctctgtgccttgccTCGTTACCTGTTCAGTGGTCTTGGTAACCCTTGTCTTGCCCATCTCACAGGACTGTTATAATGTGTGCAAAGATGCTTTGTTCTAGTAGAATCTTGCATAAAACCATGATCCTTTTCTTGGATATTATCAAACAAATGAAACTCTTATCAAAAAATGAAAGTGTTTATATTCTATTTTCCTAATTAGGTATCTGAACTGGAATGTTTTTGGTTATAATCCACATGGCAAGCAGCAAGTTTAGGGCAGAGCTGtgtgtttttctattatttgacattcattattttgtttgtttgtttgttttttgagatggagtcttgctctgtcgcccagactggagtgcagtggcgcagtcttggctcactgcaacctccgcctcctaggttccagcaatcctcttgcctcagcctccctagtagctgggattacaggtgcctgccaccatgcccggctaatttttatatttttaatagagacagggtttcaccatgttggccaggctagtcttgaactcctgacctcaagtgatccacctgacttggggcctcccaaggtactagaattacaggcgtgaaccaccgtgcccggccttctttgacattcattaatttattaatagtaCCTGCTTGTGACCTTCTTCCTAACCTGGGAAATGGTGAGTAGCTCTCTGATAGTTTAATGAAAGGAGACCTTTTTGTCTCCAGAGGGGAAAATTTCGTGTTAGAGGGGAACTGTAATTCTTTGGGGTTCATTTGTTTTGAAGTCAAATATGACTCTGAATGTGCTGTCATGTTTTAGTTGCAGAGGAAAGTGGTCGCTTATGGTCAGAGGAGCAGCCTGCTCACCCTCTCCAGGTGGGGGCTGTGTACCTGGGTGAGGAGGAGCTCCTGCATGACCCGATGGGCCAGGACAGGGCAGCAGAAGAGGCCAATGCGGTGCTGGGGCTGGATACCCAAGGCAATCACATGGTGATGCTGTCTGTGATTCCTGGGGAAGCTGAGGACAAAGTGAGTTCAGAGCCTAGCGGCGGCACCTGTGGCGCTGGAGGAGCGGAGGACTCAAGGTGCAACGTCCGAGAGAGCCTTTTCTCTCTGGATGGCGCTGGAGCACACTTCCCTGACAGAGAAGAGGAGTATTACACAGAGCCAGAAGTGGCGGAATCTGACGCAGCCCCGACCGAGGACTCCAATAACACTGAAAGTCTGAAATCCCCAAAGGTGAACTGTGAGGAGAGAAACATTACAGGATTAGAAAATTTCactctgaaaattttaaatatgtcacaggtaaggaaaaattatttagtgcttttctccttttcagtacatttattttatgattaataCGCTATCAACTTTGAAATGGAAAATCATGATCTTGATCATATTGTAAGCGACATAGCATTTAATGGCTGCTTCAGTGAAAATCAACTTTGCCCTCTGTGATGTTTATAGGGAGGCGGGGAAATATAACTAGTGTTGATTATGCTTTTCAGATGGCCTAAACCTAGTTATCCTTGGGCCAGTCTCACCACCAAACCTCACGATAGAAATCCCAGTGGACAGATAGTTGCTTGGCACCAAAATCATagcatttttccttttgagacagagttttgctcttgtcacctaggctggagtgcaatggcatgatctcggctcactgcaacctccgcctcctgagttcaaatgattttcctgcctcagtctcccgtgtagctgggattacaggcatgcactaccatgcctggctaattttgtatttttagtagaaatgggtttcaccatgttggccaggctggtctcaaactcctgacttcaggtaatccacccgcctcggcctcccaaagtgctgggattacaggtgtgagccaccgtgcccggccatttttcttcttccaaaggaagtatttatttattacagaGGCAATTTAAACATATCTGGAttactaaaattataatttaccATTATTTAGACTAGTAATGCCCCTGGAAAATATGTTATATTGATGAAAAGTTTCTCTTTCATCAATGACTGACAATTTCTGTGGGGTGGTTCAGAAAACAGAAGGGTAGGATGCATTCACACTGCTTATGTAAGAGAGGTAAATCCTGACTCTAAGAGCTGTGACTGTTGTCAGTGAGGGCACAGCACCTTTAGTGCACATAGCTCCTCCAAGGGCAGTGCTCGGCGCTGGCTTTGCATCCACTCCTGAGTGCCTGTAGATGCTGTGGTCTGTGGGACTCCCACAGGTGTCACTCACATGACTGGGACAGAGCAGTTTAAACAGTCTGAGTTATGGATTAAACAGGTGGTGGCAGGGATGGTGTacccttttgctttttttgacacagagtctcactctgtcacccaggctggagtgcaatgggatgatctgggttcactgcaacctctgcctcccgggttcaagtggttctcctgcctcagcctcccgagtagctgggattatggcacatgccaccacgcctggctaatttttgtatttttagtggaaacgaggttttaccacgttggccaggctggtctcaaattcccgacctcagctgatttgcccgctttggcctcccagagtgttgggattacagatgtaagatACTGTGGCTGGCTAGGACAGTGTACTCTTGAATTGATCTAACCTTTGGCCAAACATATCGATATGACTGCTTAGTTCAGACTTAGCTCTGCTGAGATGATAGTTTGGATTTGAGATCGTCGTCCTCTAATAATTCCATTTTAGATGGTTTGAGATGCACAATTCAAAGGTGGGGGCAATTGCCCAGACCCTGTGAGTACTTagtacaggcatacctcaaaGATACTacaggtttggttccagaccactgtgATAAAGCAAATATCGCAGTGTAGCAAATCACGTGaatattttggtttcccagtgcatacagAAGTTATACTATATTGTAGTTTATTAAGTATGCAGTagcattatgtttaaaaaatgtatataccttaatttaaaaatactttattgctaaaaaatgctaacgatcatctgagccttcagtgagttgtaatctttttgctggtagagggtcttgccttgatgttgatggctgctgactgatcaggatggTAGTTACTGAGGGTTGGGGTGGCTCTGGcaatttctttgagacagagtattgctctgtcacccaggctggagtgtggtggtgagaccatggctcactgcagccttgacctcccaggctcaagtgatcctcccagctcagccttccaagtagctgggaatacaggcatgtgccaccatacctggctaatttttttcttttttttctgtagagatgaggtctcactatgttgcatgggctggtctcaaactcctgggctcaagtgatcctactgtcTTGGCCCCCAAAAGTGTTGTGAGTCGTGAACCACCATGCGTGGCCCACAGTTTCGtttcgtttttcttttcttttctcttctcttttcttttctttcttttttttttgagatggagtctcactctgtcacccaggcgggagtgcagtggcgtgatctcagctcactgcaacctccatctaccaggttcaagctattctcccactgcagcctctcgccgaataactgggattacaggcgtgctccacatgcccagctaatttttgtatttttagtagagacagcgtttcaccatgttggtcaggctggtcttgaactcctgacctcaagtgatctgcccaccttggccttccaaagtgctgggattacaggcatgagccaccacacctggcctgtggcCCACAGTTTCTtaattcctttcatgaaagaattctctgtagcatgcaatgctgtttgatagcattttacccacagtagaacttctttcaaagttggagtcaatcctctcaaaccctgctgctgcattatcaactaagtttatggaatattctaaatcctttgtcgtcatttcaacaatgttcacagcatcttcaccaggcgtagatgccatctcaaaaaccTACTTTCTTTGCTAATCCATAAAAATCAACTCCTCATctcttcaagttttatcatgagattgtagcaattcagtcCTATCTTCAGACTCCACTTCTAATCctagttttcttgctatttctaccacatccgCAGTTCCATCCTCCATTGAGGTCTTGAATTCCTCAAAGTCATCCACGAGGGTTGGAGTCAGCTTATTCCAAACgcctattaatgttgatattttgaccacCTGCCATGaatcacagatatttttaaagtcatctagaatggtaaatcctttccagaaggttttaaatttattttgcccaaatccatcagaggaattGCTATCTATGGCaactatagccttatgaaatgtatttcttaaataataagagttaAAAGTTGAAATCCCTCCTTGattcatgggctgcagaatggatgctgtTTTAGCAGGcctgaaaacaacattcatctccttgtgcATCTCCACCAGAACTCTTGgttgaccaggtgcattgtcaacgagtataatattttgaaaggaatcttttttttctgagcagtaggtctcaacagtgggcctAAAATACTCaggaaaccatgctgtaaacagatgtactgtcatccaggctttgttgttccttttctagagcacaggcaaaataaatttagcataatttttaaaggcCCCAGGATCTTCAGAATGGGCAGTGAGCAATGAGCATTGGCCCTGTggttgctcatacctgtaatcccagtactttcagaggccaaggtgggtggattgcttaaacctaggagttccagaccagcctggggaacatggtgaaaccctatctctacaaaaaatacaaaaacttgccaggcatggtggtgggcaccagctacttgggaggctgaggcaggaggattgcttgagcccagaggctgaggctgccatgagccatgattgcgccactgtactccagcctgggtgacagagcaagaccttgtcaaataaataaataaataaataataagatttattgttaaataaataaataagaccccAGCTACACTGGCCTCTAAAAAGAGTCcgcctgtcctttgaagccaggcattgacatCTCTtgtctagctatgaaagtcctagaagCCACCTtattccaatagaaggctgtctTATCTACATGAAAATTGATTTTTGAgtatagccaccttcatcaattctCTTAGCTAGATGTTCTGGGTAAGTTGttgcagcttctttttttttttccccattaatctttgatgttactatgtTGTAGCTTCTCTATCAGCATTTGCTgcctcaccttgcacttttatgttctaGAGACAGCTTCTTTCTTAAACCTCATGAGCCAACCCCAGCTAATTTCAGACTTTTCCtctgcagtttcctcacctctctcagccttcgtagattgaagagagttagggccttgctctggatttaggctttggcttaaatgTTGTGACTGGTTTGATCGTCTATCTATAGCATTAAGATTTTCTCCATATGAGCAGTaatgctgttttgctttcttatcatttgcgTATTCACTGAGtagcacttatttttatttttaagcatcaGAGGTCACCACACTGGATGGAGTAGCACAttaacttcctttaaaaacttttcctttgcatttataaTGTGGCTGTTTGGTgtaagaggcctagctttcagcctgtctccTATGTTGGCATTTGGCATGGCTTCCTCACTAAGTTTAATCAATCATTTTTGgctttgatttaaaatgagagatgtacaactcttcctttcacttaaacagaggccactgtagggttattaattcacctaatttcaatattgttgtgtctcagggagaggcctgaggagagggagagagatggggaattGCTGgtcggtggagcagtcagaacatagACATTTATTGATAAAGTTCACTGTCTTCTATGGGTACAGTtggtggtgccccaaaacaattacaatagtaacatcaaagatacTTATcatagatcaccataacagatataataataatggaaaagtttgaaatattgcaagaattaccaaaatgtgacacagacacaaattgagcacatgctgttggaaaaatggtgctgaaaaaCTTGCTGGATGCCTagttgccacaaactttcaatCTGCAAAAAATGCAATGTCTGCaaagtgcaatggagtgaaatgcagtaAAATGAAGTATGCCTGTATTTGAAATGatgaattatgaaaaatattaaaataacttgtAATATTAGGAAAGTGCAGAGGAAAGTTTAAAACTTTCTGCTTAATTCAGCAAGACTTAAAAAAAGTGAAAGTTTATAACTTGTCATTTGATCATACTTTTTTGCTGGTTCCTGGATTCATATGGTTCAAAATCCAAAAGGTTCTTGAGGGTTCCTTCTCTCGCTGCTCCTACCCACCCGTTCCTCTCCCTGGAGCAGCAGTGTGTCCTGTTTCTTGGGTATCCTTTCAGAAAAATGTACTTTTACTGCTAACTTTAATGCTTGTTTCTTTTACCACAGGACCTTATGGATTTTCTGAACCCAAACGGTAGTGACTGTACTCTAGTCCTGTTTTACACCCCGTGGTGCCGCTTTTCTGCCAGTTTGGCCCCTCACTTTAACTCTCTGCCCCGGGCATTTCCAGCTCTTCACTTTTTGGCACTGGATGCATCTCAGCACAGCAGGTATTTTCCATTGGTGGGGTTTACGTCCATCCTCCTGGCTGATGGTTGCAGTTATTTGGAGGTCCTAATTAGTTAAGTTAGAAGCAGAAGAGCGGGGGCATGAACTTTGTCCTGGGATTGAAGGCAAGGCAAGAGTGAATAGTGAGGATTATCATACTCCTGAGGGAGCTGGTGGCATCACTTTATGGAGGCCCCTTAAAGAAAGTGGGCTGTTCTCTGTGTGGTGGATTTAAAGGTGGCAGGTGGTAGCACCTGATGGCAGGGGAGGGGCCAGAAGACTTTTGAGGGCCATAGCCAGACTGAATCAGCACAATTGGTATCACAGTAGGATATTCCTTTGTGACTTTAAGGCGCAGGTTAAATCCCCATCCCAGGCAACCTAATTCCCAGCACCCCTGTTTTGTGTCTACTCAggatttcttcccttccttttctttttctttccttcttttccctttccctctttccttctttctttcctgcgtACTTATTCTTGCAGTCATGTTCTGTAGTAGGCACTCGATCAAGTCATGAATTAATTTAGCTCTTTAACATGACATTTacctttgttttatatttctcgTGTATCATTCACTGGgtttttgtccaggctggccttgaactcctgggctcaagcgatcgtcctgacttaacctcctgagtagtaggactacaggcatgcgccaccatgccaggctggtctttttttttttttttttttttttttttttgaggtggactctcgctctgtcacccaggctggagtgcaatggtgtgatctaggctcactgcaacctctgcctcccaggttcaagtgattctcctgcctcagcctcctgagtagctgggattacaagcacctgccaccatgcccggctaattttgtatttttaaacagggtttcaccatgttggccaggctggtctcgaactcctgaccttgtgatctgccagcctcggcctcccaaagtgctgggattacaggcgtgagccactgtgcctggcccaggtttgtcttttttaaatgtttagtaaagTAAGTTACAGAAAACTTTGTTGAGATGGTATATGTTTCTCCTAAGTGCTGCGATTGTGCCTGAGTTATAAACTGTTCTTCTCTTCCAAATCAGATGCTCCTTAGTAGGTCAGCCTCAACAAGGAGGTTGTGTGTAAATAAATCTAGAATATCTGAAAAATGGTCAATTGGTGGTAAAATGAAGTTGAATAAACTTCCATTACTCTgtacttgaggccaggtgcagtggctcacacctgtaatcccatcactttgagaggccaaggtagaaggatcgcttgagcccaagagtttgagaccagcctggacaacatggcagaaccccatctctataaaaaaaaatacaaaaaattgactgaggatggtggcacatacctgtggtaccccagctacttgggaggctgaggtgggaagattgcctgagccagGGGAGgtcaaggtcacagtgagccatgatcctgtcactgtactccagcctgggctacagagtgagaccctgtctcaaaaaaaaaaaaaaaaaaaaattgtattccaCTGATTTTCATTGTGGGAATGTAACTGCCAATGTTTACCTGAAACTTTTATGAAGAAAGAAATGGCTCAACAAATTAGTAATTTTCATATAGGCTTCTAGGTGATATCTAAGTGACTGGGCCCAAGGGAGCAGACTGATTGGAAGGACAGATCACATCAGTGTCCAGCTTTGGTGGGGCCTCCACTGCCCCCAGGCATACTCAGTGCTCTTTGGTTCTGGGTCTCACACTGTCCCTCCTGCCTCTCCCGCAACTCCCTCCCTAAcctgctttcttctttccttccttcagctCCATGTTGTATCTTAATTATGGAGACTAAGGCTCTTGCTGTTATTATATGGGCTGGGACATGTTTGCTTCTTATGTTAATATTTAAGTTACAGCATgtgtacaaaagaaaaaaatcctggttATACACTATTACTGTTTTACTAATGCGGAAAATTGAGGCTTAGCGAGGTTAAATAATCTGCCCAGAGTTTACATTGGTTCAGTGGCAGAACTGAGGCTTCAACCCAGAGTGTTTTGACTTGGGAGCTTATCACCACTAGTCTGTATTATGTAAAGGTGAAATAAGCCCGCACAGTTATATTCCTTCTAAACAAGTCATCCTGCCCTAATTGTGAACATCCTGGTGTGTTTGTTAGATCATATACTCCCTTGTGCCAGCTTACCAAACCAATTGCCTACTGTAAGTTGATCTTTTTTGAGGGACAGGGATGGGCATTCTGAAGAGTTGGAAATTTTTTCTGTCAAATAAATTGACACAGTGTGCTTTGTCCATGAATTAGAGTTTTCTGGTCTGGTTTGTTTAGACAGGAACTTAACTAGTGGAATAATTGTGCCATTGGTAGATCCATATTATAATTGAAAGCAACTCAGATTGCAGAAAAGGAGTGCCCCCCAGCCATGACCCATAAGCAAAGAGgtcagaaacaaatgaaaaagccaAAAGTTTCAAGTATCAGAAATCTCCGTAGGTCACATGCAACTTCCTCATTTATTTCTGTCTATTCTGAGATGGTAATTGTTTGAGAAAGCCCTCTATTAATAATAAATTCAGGTTTTTTGACTTCTTTCTCTTGTAGCCTTTCTACCAGGTTTGGCACTGTAGCTGttcctaatattttattatttcaaggaGCTAAACCAATGGCTAGATTTAATCATACAGATCGAACACTGGAAACACtgaaaatcttcatttttaatcAGACAGGTATGTGGAAGTAATGTGCTGAGGAAGAAGATATTCTATTGCTGGGGGTCTGTGCCTTCTGTGGGTTCTGATCTGCTATAATCCTTAAGTGAAGGATTCAAGACTGACTTTGAGTTGTAAAACTTCTCTTCTAATGAACTGTTATAATCCTGTTAAATACTTCCCAATCAGTATGAAGCTTCACATGAATaggtaattttaattattatagatacctttttttcccccttttttttttttttttttgagtcttgctctgttgcccaggctggggtgcagtggtgcgatcttggctcactgcaacctccacctcccgggttcacgccattcttctgcctcagcctcccgagtagctgggactacaggcgcctgccaccatacccggctaattttttgtatttttagtagagacggggtttcaccgtgttagccgggatggcctcgatctcctgacctcgtgat
This genomic interval carries:
- the TXNDC15 gene encoding thioredoxin domain-containing protein 15 isoform X1 — encoded protein: MRLLGWWQVLLWVLGLPVRGVEVAEESGRLWSEEQPAHPLQVGAVYLGEEELLHDPMGQDRAAEEANAVLGLDTQGNHMVMLSVIPGEAEDKVSSEPSGGTCGAGGAEDSRCNVRESLFSLDGAGAHFPDREEEYYTEPEVAESDAAPTEDSNNTESLKSPKVNCEERNITGLENFTLKILNMSQDLMDFLNPNGSDCTLVLFYTPWCRFSASLAPHFNSLPRAFPALHFLALDASQHSSLSTRFGTVAVPNILLFQGAKPMARFNHTDRTLETLKIFIFNQTGIEAKKNVVVTQADQIGPLPSTLIKSVDWLLVFSLFFLISFIMYATIRTESIRWLIPGQEQEHME
- the TXNDC15 gene encoding thioredoxin domain-containing protein 15 isoform X2, producing the protein MGQDRAAEEANAVLGLDTQGNHMVMLSVIPGEAEDKVSSEPSGGTCGAGGAEDSRCNVRESLFSLDGAGAHFPDREEEYYTEPEVAESDAAPTEDSNNTESLKSPKVNCEERNITGLENFTLKILNMSQDLMDFLNPNGSDCTLVLFYTPWCRFSASLAPHFNSLPRAFPALHFLALDASQHSSLSTRFGTVAVPNILLFQGAKPMARFNHTDRTLETLKIFIFNQTGIEAKKNVVVTQADQIGPLPSTLIKSVDWLLVFSLFFLISFIMYATIRTESIRWLIPGQEQEHME